Proteins co-encoded in one Helicoverpa zea isolate HzStark_Cry1AcR chromosome 30, ilHelZeax1.1, whole genome shotgun sequence genomic window:
- the LOC124644463 gene encoding uncharacterized protein LOC124644463 isoform X4 codes for MSSRCILCGPPEDSSITLHRFPKPGITNALRCELWAKYCFPNQAGSSSPQFQMELFNKQKMLCNKHFEEKVFNQNRLLRSAVPTVPVLQMARTPFCICCLKRDTAYVSLTGCKHAEFIKNHPIKKINEDNPLICYECHNILKKIKEFRLRVDESYKILYPHATVPESSYRKPKLQVYKIPDVIISNDYENIDTNIKVEMDTAENSTVENTDTDYIEEEIPMAENKNIYHEELVENFDHNYADCLEENATAENSTVEKLENKGTNYVEQENLDQNYTNSLEAEIAAAENSTVENFENNHISIKVETVSPEECTAENSTTEITSAINSEIDLIEDTKKRTKLKNIESAFKIINSNQNDACMSFLAASLQNISKTLLNDNLNILSSQNITSLINLRKKTENTSKISLDGDVKLLDNKKDILKKSLTNNCKMRKRKLLELKISSKIKKTKITREELMEERSRTAVSQAYANSLYRCDNCLLGFYYEDNFKDHMKRKHSPIYEKLMNDKESTIHHRGF; via the exons ATGAGTTCGCGGTGTATCTTGTGTGGACCACCTGAAGATTCGAGCATCACTCTGCATCGGTTCCCGAAGCCTGGGATAACAAACGCTCTGCG ctGTGAATTATGGGCAAAGTATTGCTTCCCGAACCAGGCCGGGTCTTCGTCACCACAATTTCAAATGGAACTATTTAACAAGCAGAAAATGCTGTGCaacaaacattttgaagaaaaagtatttaatcaaaataggtTGTTAAGATCTGCTGTACCTACCGTTCCTGTGTTACAA ATGGCTCGAACACCGTTCTGTATTTGCTGCTTGAAAAGGGATACTGCTTACGTCAGTTTAACGGGCTGTAAACACGCAGAGTTTATCAAAAACCACCCAATAAAAAAG ATTAACGAAGATAATCCACTAATATGCTATGAGTGTCACAATATACTGAAAAAAATCAAAGAGTTTAGATTAAGAGTTGATGAAagctacaaaatattatatccaCAT gcaaCTGTACCAGAATCAAGTTACAGAAAACCTAAATTACAAGTATACAAAATACCCGATGTAATTATTTCCaatgattatgaaaatattgataCGAATATAAAAGTAGAAATGGACACTGCTGAAAATTCTACCGTAGAAAATACTGATACAGATTATATAGAAGAAGAAATACCTATGGCAGAAAATAAGAATATATATCATGAAGAACTAGTAGAAAATTTTGATCATAATTATGCAGATTGTCTAGAAGAAAATGCTACTGCAGAAAATTCTACCGTAGAAAAGTTAGAAAATAAGGGTACAAATTATGTAGAACAAGAAAATTTGGATCAAAATTATACTAATTCCTTAGAAGCAGAAATTGCTGCTGCAGAAAATTCTACCgtagaaaattttgaaaataatcataTAAGCATAAAAGTAGAAACGGTTTCTCCAGAGGAGTGTACCGCAGAAAATTCTACTACTGAAATCACTAGCGCAATCAATTCTGAAATCGATTTAATAGAAGACACTAAGAAAAGaacaaagttaaaaaatatcgaaagtgccttcaaaattattaatagCAACCAGAACGATGCCTGTATGAGTTTCTTAGCTGCgtctttacaaaatatttcgaaaaCACTACTTAATgacaatttgaatattttatctagTCAAAACATTACGAGCCTTATTAACCTgagaaaaaaaacagaaaacacTTCGAAAATAAGTCTGGATGGTGACGTCAAATTATTGGATAACAAGaaagatattttgaaaaaatcactTACTAATAATTGTAAAATGCGTAAACGTAAATTACTTG AACtgaaaatatcttcaaaaataaaaaagaccaAAATTACTAGAGAAGAATTAATGGAAGAGAGATCCCGAACAGCAGTTTCCCAAGCATACGCGAACTCTTTATACCGCTGTGACAACTGTTTACTAGGATTCTATTATGAAGATAATTTTAAAGACCACATGAAGAGAAAACATAGTCCG
- the LOC124644699 gene encoding sorting nexin-16 gives MDLVQANNNRDGMNNEVSSTSSEDTQAPVKRFTKLYKKHYKNDSALSDNEMEPRRNNMQTRNHYKSTGNLNEGYRDFRTIQNSISNIDLSLHGEEIKKYESLQIPIVGYEIMEERARFTIYKLKVEDDNSDQSWLVFRRYTDFVRLYSRIKAEQPNLNLPLPGKRWFRDNFEPAFLEDRVRGLQIFVNAILSKLPNHPVVREFFCLDEPPQVFSYQPEVQAVYGALEDSITTLKMQLKQKDATIMHLQKRLAQFEAQVKNCGSCSTNLSI, from the coding sequence ATGGATTTAGTACAAGCAAATAACAATCGAGACGGTATGAATAACGAAGTTTCTTCGACATCCAGCGAAGACACGCAAGCCCCAGTCAAGAGATTTACAAAACTATACAAGAAACATTATAAAAATGACTCCGCTTTGTCTGACAATGAGATGGAACCCCGCAGAAATAATATGCAAACCAGAAATCATTATAAAAGCACTGGGAATTTAAACGAAGGGTACCGTGACTTCAGAACTATTCAAAACAGTATTAGTAACATCGATTTAAGTTTACACGGTGAAGAAATTAAGAAATATGAGTCGCTACAAATTCCTATAGTTGGGTATGAAATTATGGAAGAACGGGCCAGATTcactatttacaaattaaaggTTGAAGATGACAATAGTGACCAATCCTGGTTAGTTTTTCGTAGATACACAGATTTTGTTAGACTATACTCAAGAATAAAGGCGGAGCAACCAAATTTGAACTTACCATTGCCTGGAAAACGGTGGTTCAGAGATAATTTTGAACCTGCATTTTTGGAAGACCGAGTTAGAGGGTTACAGATTTTTGTTAATGCTATTTTGAGTAAGTTGCCTAACCATCCAGTAGTTAGGGAGTTTTTCTGTCTTGACGAGCCTCCACAAGTATTTTCTTATCAACCTGAGGTCCAAGCGGTTTATGGGGCCTTAGAAGATTCAATAACTACCTTGAAAATGCAGCTTAAGCAAAAGGATGCAACAATTATGCATTTACAGAAGAGGTTGGCTCAATTTGAAGCTCAGGTCAAAAATTGTGGCAGTTGCAGTACAAATCTTTCTATATAG
- the LOC124644464 gene encoding uncharacterized protein LOC124644464, translating to MSFSCSNVIVIYFVWITHIMPKIPNLRAFGKHCHNCGKWMERRALRKDVTCNFCNGKIFARDGKQKQMCSRCVECDNIILDNFNYCECCGCKMKNNTYYRIEMSITKS from the exons atgtcatttagttgttcaaatgtcatagtcatttactttgtttggatTACACACATCATGCCGAAAAtc CCGAATCTCCGTGCATTTGGTAAACATTGTCACAATTGTGGAAAGTGGATGGAGCGAAGGGCTCTTCGTAAAGATG tgacatgcaatttttgtaatggcaaaatatttgcaagagatggcaaacaaaagcaaatgtGCAGTCGATGTGTGGAATGCGACAACATTATACTCG ataatttcaattattgcgAGTGCTGTGggtgtaaaatgaaaaataatacttattaccgGATAGAGAT gtcgataacgaagagttga
- the LOC124644463 gene encoding uncharacterized protein LOC124644463 isoform X3 has product MSSRCILCGPPEDSSITLHRFPKPGITNALRCELWAKYCFPNQAGSSSPQFQMELFNKQKMLCNKHFEEKVFNQNRLLRSAVPTVPVLQMARTPFCICCLKRDTAYVSLTGCKHAEFIKNHPIKKINEDNPLICYECHNILKKIKEFRLRVDESYKILYPHATVPESSYRKPKLQVYKIPDVIISNDYENIDTNIKVEMDTAENSTVENTDTDYIEEEIPMAENKNIYHEELVENFDHNYADCLEENATAENSTVEKLENKGTNYVEQENLDQNYTNSLEAEIAAAENSTVENFENNHISIKVETVSPEECTAENSTTEITSAINSEIDLIEDTKKRTKLKNIESAFKIINSNQNDACMSFLAASLQNISKTLLNDNLNILSSQNITSLINLRKKTENTSKISLDGDVKLLDNKKDILKKSLTNNCKMRKRKLLELKISSKIKKTKITREELMEERSRTAVSQAYANSLYRCDNCLLGFYYEDNFKDHMKRKHSPVLYYTYIASETGYNDLRSVFAVTESRIRL; this is encoded by the exons ATGAGTTCGCGGTGTATCTTGTGTGGACCACCTGAAGATTCGAGCATCACTCTGCATCGGTTCCCGAAGCCTGGGATAACAAACGCTCTGCG ctGTGAATTATGGGCAAAGTATTGCTTCCCGAACCAGGCCGGGTCTTCGTCACCACAATTTCAAATGGAACTATTTAACAAGCAGAAAATGCTGTGCaacaaacattttgaagaaaaagtatttaatcaaaataggtTGTTAAGATCTGCTGTACCTACCGTTCCTGTGTTACAA ATGGCTCGAACACCGTTCTGTATTTGCTGCTTGAAAAGGGATACTGCTTACGTCAGTTTAACGGGCTGTAAACACGCAGAGTTTATCAAAAACCACCCAATAAAAAAG ATTAACGAAGATAATCCACTAATATGCTATGAGTGTCACAATATACTGAAAAAAATCAAAGAGTTTAGATTAAGAGTTGATGAAagctacaaaatattatatccaCAT gcaaCTGTACCAGAATCAAGTTACAGAAAACCTAAATTACAAGTATACAAAATACCCGATGTAATTATTTCCaatgattatgaaaatattgataCGAATATAAAAGTAGAAATGGACACTGCTGAAAATTCTACCGTAGAAAATACTGATACAGATTATATAGAAGAAGAAATACCTATGGCAGAAAATAAGAATATATATCATGAAGAACTAGTAGAAAATTTTGATCATAATTATGCAGATTGTCTAGAAGAAAATGCTACTGCAGAAAATTCTACCGTAGAAAAGTTAGAAAATAAGGGTACAAATTATGTAGAACAAGAAAATTTGGATCAAAATTATACTAATTCCTTAGAAGCAGAAATTGCTGCTGCAGAAAATTCTACCgtagaaaattttgaaaataatcataTAAGCATAAAAGTAGAAACGGTTTCTCCAGAGGAGTGTACCGCAGAAAATTCTACTACTGAAATCACTAGCGCAATCAATTCTGAAATCGATTTAATAGAAGACACTAAGAAAAGaacaaagttaaaaaatatcgaaagtgccttcaaaattattaatagCAACCAGAACGATGCCTGTATGAGTTTCTTAGCTGCgtctttacaaaatatttcgaaaaCACTACTTAATgacaatttgaatattttatctagTCAAAACATTACGAGCCTTATTAACCTgagaaaaaaaacagaaaacacTTCGAAAATAAGTCTGGATGGTGACGTCAAATTATTGGATAACAAGaaagatattttgaaaaaatcactTACTAATAATTGTAAAATGCGTAAACGTAAATTACTTG AACtgaaaatatcttcaaaaataaaaaagaccaAAATTACTAGAGAAGAATTAATGGAAGAGAGATCCCGAACAGCAGTTTCCCAAGCATACGCGAACTCTTTATACCGCTGTGACAACTGTTTACTAGGATTCTATTATGAAGATAATTTTAAAGACCACATGAAGAGAAAACATAGTCCG gtattatattatacctatattGCTTCAGAAACAGGATACAATGATTTGCGAAGTGTGTTTGCAGTCACTGAATCCAGGATCCGGTTATGA